The following are encoded together in the Gilvimarinus sp. DA14 genome:
- the hrpA gene encoding ATP-dependent RNA helicase HrpA, with protein sequence MPVLPVNLDQPLSQVLLRDVHRLRRKAEDIRAREKNGKPVDQMVERWQGEWQTSKERAEMRAAQVPKDIEFPQNLPVCAKRDDIAALIRDNQVVVLAGETGSGKTTQIPKICLELGLGVRGMIGHTQPRRIAAQTVAARVAEELKSPLGETVGYQVRFTEQANDNTLIKVMTDGILLAEIQQDPYLNRYDTIIIDEAHERSLNIDFLLGYLKQLLPKRRDLKLIITSATIDVERFSKHFNDAPVIEVSGRTYPVEVWYRPPVDSDREDSDAYQSIIDAVEEIDRHERKTGKGRGGDILVFLSGEREIRETAKRLRHADLRHYEVLPFYARLSLAEQTRVFSNHKGRRIVLATNVAETSITVPGIRYVIDTGVARISRYSVRTKVQRLPIEPISQASANQRKGRCGRVSDGICVRLYSEEDFLSRPEFTDAEILRTNLGAVILQMLQLRIGDIQQFPFVDAPDSRLINDGFKLLQELHAVDKKHKLTQDGRRLAQLSVDPTLARMLLAADKLGSLEEVLIIVSALSIQDPRERPAEKQQAADQMHRRFWDDHSDFIAYVNLWNYYEQQRQELSQNQLRKLCKKEYLAFLRMREWRDIHRQLKLICKKLNLSFNREPAGYAQVHQALVTGLLGNIGFHNEGREYLGARNRKFAIFPGSSQQKKRPKWLVAAQLLETSQLFAMDVGKVEPEWLLAAAQHLVKRNHFEPHYDPRSGQVKAFEKVSLYGLTLVERQRVNYSQINPGECREVFIRAALVEGRYVKRGQKPPPFYRHNKALVDELEALEAKSRRRDILAEDETIFEFYNERIPTEVINRAGFEAWRKEAEKAHPDLLQIPRERLMQRAVTDITEAQFPATLQWQGIEFPLSYHFSPGSEDDGVSVNVPVSLLHELPEHRLDWLVPGMLRDKCIDLLKALPKPIRKHFVPVPDVVDKALTSMSPDNVPLTEALSHQLKRQTLVEVKDSDWDISKLEDFYRFNIKVVDDRGKTIAASRDLADLRDRYREKVQSNIRDAADDMTREGITRWDIKLPETVELKRKGLSIRAYPALLDKKESATLEVMDDPRQAHDQTLAGVARLILLECRDTVKYIQKDLMKGKELGLSVVQIGKRDAAVDDICMAAARQLGMPDGEIPRDDAAFNAAVAKVKPALVERAQALEAILVDSLAKVVSIKKALKQSKNALAVALAAGDISHQLDALFYPKMVFNTPFEWFTEYPRYLEAINLRLEKAALNVQKDRLMMAEVEPHQARLEAYLSKHGEYLLRENPLLERYRWGIEELRVSLFAQTLKTRFPVSSKRLNKLWQEATA encoded by the coding sequence ATGCCCGTTTTGCCTGTTAATTTGGATCAACCCCTGTCACAAGTTTTACTGCGCGATGTGCACCGGCTGCGCCGCAAAGCCGAGGATATTCGTGCGCGGGAGAAAAACGGCAAGCCGGTAGATCAAATGGTGGAGCGCTGGCAAGGTGAGTGGCAGACCTCTAAAGAGCGGGCCGAGATGCGCGCCGCACAAGTGCCCAAAGATATTGAATTTCCGCAAAACTTGCCGGTTTGCGCCAAGCGTGATGATATCGCCGCGCTGATTCGCGATAACCAGGTGGTGGTTTTAGCCGGCGAAACCGGCTCGGGCAAAACCACCCAAATACCCAAAATATGTCTTGAGTTGGGGCTGGGGGTGCGCGGCATGATCGGTCACACTCAGCCACGTCGAATCGCTGCGCAAACGGTGGCGGCAAGGGTGGCGGAAGAGTTAAAAAGCCCGCTGGGTGAAACCGTCGGTTACCAGGTTCGTTTTACCGAACAGGCGAACGACAATACGCTGATCAAGGTGATGACCGACGGTATCTTGTTGGCGGAGATTCAACAGGACCCTTACCTTAACCGCTACGACACCATCATTATCGATGAGGCGCACGAGCGGAGCCTTAATATTGATTTTTTACTGGGGTATCTGAAGCAGCTGCTGCCCAAACGGCGCGATTTAAAGCTGATAATAACCTCCGCTACCATCGATGTAGAGCGCTTCTCCAAGCACTTTAACGACGCTCCAGTGATTGAGGTGTCGGGCCGTACTTATCCGGTAGAGGTGTGGTATCGCCCGCCCGTCGACAGTGACAGAGAAGACAGCGACGCTTACCAGAGCATTATTGATGCGGTGGAGGAGATCGACCGCCACGAGCGCAAAACCGGCAAGGGCCGCGGCGGCGATATTTTGGTGTTTTTAAGCGGCGAGCGGGAAATTCGCGAAACCGCTAAGCGCTTGCGCCATGCTGATTTGCGCCATTACGAAGTCCTACCCTTTTACGCCCGCCTGAGCCTTGCCGAGCAAACCCGGGTGTTTTCCAACCACAAGGGGCGGCGTATTGTACTGGCCACGAATGTGGCCGAAACGTCTATCACCGTACCGGGTATTCGCTATGTGATTGATACCGGCGTGGCGCGCATTAGCCGCTACAGTGTGCGCACCAAAGTTCAGCGCCTACCTATTGAGCCTATCTCCCAAGCCAGTGCCAACCAGCGCAAAGGTCGCTGCGGACGAGTCAGCGATGGTATCTGTGTGCGCCTGTACAGCGAAGAGGATTTTCTCAGTCGCCCCGAATTCACCGACGCCGAAATTCTGCGCACCAATTTAGGGGCGGTTATTTTGCAGATGCTACAGCTGCGCATTGGTGATATTCAGCAGTTTCCGTTTGTGGATGCGCCCGACTCGCGTTTGATTAATGACGGTTTTAAGTTGCTGCAAGAGCTGCACGCCGTCGATAAAAAACACAAACTTACCCAAGATGGGCGCCGTCTGGCGCAGCTGTCGGTAGACCCGACTCTCGCCCGCATGCTGCTGGCGGCGGATAAACTCGGCTCGTTAGAAGAGGTGCTGATTATTGTCAGCGCGCTTTCGATTCAGGATCCGCGCGAACGCCCCGCCGAAAAGCAGCAGGCTGCCGATCAAATGCACCGCCGCTTCTGGGATGATCACTCGGATTTTATCGCCTATGTAAACCTGTGGAACTACTACGAGCAACAGCGGCAGGAGTTATCACAAAACCAGCTGCGCAAACTGTGCAAAAAAGAATATCTGGCCTTTTTGCGCATGCGCGAATGGCGAGATATTCATCGCCAACTGAAGTTAATCTGCAAAAAGCTCAATCTGAGTTTTAATCGCGAGCCCGCCGGTTACGCTCAGGTTCATCAGGCCTTGGTGACTGGGCTGCTGGGTAATATTGGCTTTCACAATGAGGGGCGCGAGTATCTGGGCGCGCGCAACCGTAAGTTTGCGATATTTCCCGGCTCGTCTCAGCAAAAGAAACGGCCCAAATGGTTGGTGGCCGCGCAGCTGCTAGAAACCTCGCAGCTATTTGCCATGGATGTAGGCAAGGTGGAGCCCGAATGGCTGCTGGCTGCTGCCCAGCATTTGGTGAAGCGTAATCATTTTGAACCCCATTACGACCCGCGCTCGGGACAGGTAAAAGCCTTTGAAAAGGTCTCACTTTACGGTCTGACTCTGGTTGAACGTCAGCGGGTTAACTACAGCCAAATCAATCCTGGCGAATGCCGCGAAGTATTTATTCGCGCCGCGCTGGTCGAGGGGCGCTATGTTAAGCGCGGCCAAAAGCCGCCGCCGTTTTATCGCCATAACAAAGCGCTGGTGGACGAGCTGGAAGCATTAGAGGCCAAATCCAGGCGGCGGGATATTCTCGCCGAGGATGAAACCATTTTTGAGTTTTACAACGAGCGTATCCCCACCGAGGTGATTAACCGCGCCGGCTTCGAGGCCTGGCGCAAAGAGGCTGAAAAGGCGCACCCGGATTTACTGCAAATTCCGCGCGAGCGCTTGATGCAACGTGCGGTAACGGATATTACCGAGGCGCAGTTTCCGGCTACCTTGCAGTGGCAGGGGATTGAGTTTCCCCTCAGCTACCACTTCAGCCCTGGCAGCGAAGACGATGGCGTCAGTGTCAATGTGCCAGTCAGTTTGCTGCACGAGCTTCCCGAACACCGCCTGGATTGGCTGGTGCCGGGGATGCTGCGCGACAAATGCATCGACCTGCTTAAGGCGTTGCCCAAGCCCATTCGCAAACACTTTGTACCCGTCCCCGATGTTGTGGACAAGGCCTTAACATCGATGTCGCCCGACAATGTGCCGCTCACCGAGGCACTGTCCCATCAGTTAAAACGCCAAACCCTGGTAGAGGTGAAAGACTCGGATTGGGATATCTCCAAACTGGAAGATTTTTACCGCTTCAATATTAAAGTGGTGGACGATCGCGGTAAAACCATTGCTGCCAGCCGCGATTTGGCAGACCTGAGAGATCGCTATCGGGAAAAAGTACAGAGTAACATTCGCGATGCCGCCGATGATATGACCCGCGAGGGCATTACTCGCTGGGATATAAAGCTGCCGGAGACCGTGGAGTTAAAGCGCAAGGGTTTATCGATTCGCGCTTATCCGGCGCTACTGGATAAGAAAGAGTCGGCCACTTTAGAGGTCATGGACGATCCGCGCCAGGCTCACGATCAAACCCTCGCCGGAGTTGCGCGGCTGATTCTTCTGGAATGTCGCGATACGGTGAAGTATATCCAAAAAGATTTAATGAAGGGCAAAGAGCTGGGGCTGTCTGTGGTGCAGATTGGCAAGCGCGATGCGGCAGTAGACGATATCTGTATGGCAGCGGCGCGCCAGCTGGGAATGCCCGATGGTGAAATCCCCAGGGATGATGCAGCATTTAATGCCGCTGTGGCCAAGGTAAAGCCTGCGTTGGTGGAGCGTGCCCAGGCGTTGGAGGCAATACTGGTGGATTCTTTAGCGAAGGTTGTCAGTATCAAAAAAGCGTTAAAGCAGAGTAAAAATGCCCTGGCCGTGGCGCTGGCCGCAGGTGATATCAGCCATCAGCTGGACGCGCTGTTTTACCCCAAAATGGTATTTAACACGCCCTTCGAGTGGTTTACCGAGTATCCGCGCTACCTTGAGGCGATCAATTTACGCCTGGAGAAAGCCGCGCTCAATGTGCAGAAAGATCGCCTGATGATGGCTGAGGTCGAACCCCATCAGGCACGCTTGGAGGCCTATTTAAGCAAACACGGTGAGTATCTGCTGCGAGAAAACCCGCTACTGGAGCGCTACCGCTGGGGGATAGAGGAGCTTCGGGTATCCCTGTTTGCGCAGACGCTGAAAACGCGATTTCCAGTCTCCAGCAAACGTCTTAACAAATTATGGCAGGAGGCGACGGCCTAG
- a CDS encoding Dps family protein, which yields MDIDIGIDQTDRKALAEGLSHVLADTYTLYLKTHNFHWNVTGPMFQTLHLMFESQYTELAAAVDEIAERIRSLGYPAPGTYKQYAELSSIKEEEGVPAAKEMIASLVAGQEAVVKTARALYPVVEKANDEATGDLLTQRIQLHEKTAWMLRSLLEE from the coding sequence ATGGATATCGATATTGGTATAGATCAAACAGACCGCAAAGCCCTGGCTGAAGGCCTGTCTCATGTGCTCGCGGATACTTATACCCTGTATTTGAAAACACACAATTTCCATTGGAATGTGACCGGACCCATGTTCCAGACCCTGCACTTGATGTTTGAGTCACAATACACCGAGCTAGCCGCTGCGGTGGATGAAATCGCCGAGCGCATCCGCTCTCTCGGTTATCCCGCCCCTGGCACCTATAAGCAGTACGCCGAGCTGTCTTCGATTAAAGAAGAAGAGGGCGTGCCAGCAGCAAAAGAAATGATTGCCAGCCTGGTAGCGGGCCAAGAGGCCGTAGTAAAAACCGCGCGCGCTTTGTATCCTGTGGTCGAAAAAGCCAATGATGAAGCCACCGGCGATTTGTTGACTCAGCGCATTCAGCTGCACGAGAAAACCGCTTGGATGCTGCGCTCATTGCTTGAAGAATAG
- a CDS encoding class II glutamine amidotransferase, giving the protein MCELLGMSANVPTDLCFSFTGLLQRGGGTGPHRDGWGVVFYEGKGLRAFRDSAPSVDSEIAKLVSRLPVKSCIAISHIREANVGAVNLENTHPFVREMWGQNWTFAHNGQLADAASLPLADFIPVGTTDSEQAFCWLLAKIRDRFESPQRIARDRTNFWRQLKHWCDHLRSMGVANLLFSEGQYLYAYCSTKLHWLTRKAPFGEARLSDADLTVDFGEHTTPRDIVTVIATNPLTANEHWQAMDPGELIVFDAGQVIFQSED; this is encoded by the coding sequence GTGTGTGAACTGTTGGGAATGTCGGCAAATGTGCCGACGGATTTGTGTTTTAGCTTTACCGGGCTGCTTCAGCGAGGCGGTGGTACCGGCCCCCACCGCGACGGCTGGGGAGTGGTATTTTACGAAGGCAAAGGCTTGCGCGCCTTTCGCGATAGCGCGCCGAGCGTGGATTCGGAAATCGCCAAGCTCGTCAGTCGCTTGCCGGTAAAAAGCTGTATCGCCATAAGCCATATTCGCGAAGCCAATGTGGGAGCGGTAAACCTGGAAAATACTCACCCGTTCGTGCGGGAGATGTGGGGACAAAACTGGACCTTCGCTCACAATGGCCAGTTGGCAGACGCCGCCAGCTTGCCGTTGGCTGACTTTATCCCGGTAGGCACCACCGACAGTGAACAGGCTTTTTGCTGGCTATTGGCAAAAATTCGTGATCGCTTTGAATCGCCCCAGCGTATTGCCCGCGACCGCACTAATTTTTGGCGTCAACTAAAGCACTGGTGCGATCACCTGCGCTCTATGGGGGTGGCAAACCTACTGTTTAGTGAGGGCCAGTATTTGTACGCCTACTGCTCAACTAAGCTGCATTGGTTAACTCGCAAAGCGCCTTTTGGCGAAGCGCGCTTGAGCGATGCCGATTTAACCGTAGACTTTGGCGAGCATACAACCCCGCGGGATATCGTCACCGTGATTGCCACTAATCCCTTAACCGCAAATGAGCATTGGCAGGCCATGGACCCGGGCGAGTTGATCGTATTTGACGCAGGTCAAGTAATCTTTCAATCGGAAGATTGA
- a CDS encoding GNAT family N-acetyltransferase, with amino-acid sequence MQVYRPTVAEYPQVTRLYRQWGEKAKCGKRDQVYCWKGEAITAAARILEPEPGVYLLRNLTVDPQHRRQGLARALMRAVLSERQPLYCYCQPYLGEFYHSLGMRQTPPEEVPETIAGPFRQYQKRGKGFILMAY; translated from the coding sequence ATGCAAGTGTATCGCCCCACCGTTGCTGAATATCCTCAGGTCACCCGTTTATATCGTCAATGGGGAGAGAAGGCAAAGTGCGGTAAGCGTGATCAGGTCTATTGCTGGAAAGGGGAAGCCATTACCGCCGCAGCGCGGATACTTGAGCCGGAACCCGGCGTTTATTTATTGCGCAATTTAACCGTAGACCCACAGCACAGGCGCCAAGGGTTGGCGCGAGCATTGATGCGCGCAGTGTTAAGTGAGCGTCAACCTTTGTACTGTTACTGTCAGCCGTATTTGGGTGAGTTTTACCACAGCTTAGGCATGCGCCAAACACCGCCGGAAGAGGTTCCCGAAACCATTGCAGGTCCGTTTCGGCAATACCAAAAGCGCGGCAAAGGATTTATCCTGATGGCGTATTAG
- a CDS encoding vWA domain-containing protein — translation MAIHTSRISILLLLAVLLCSPAYAQTETEADVRLLVDISGSMKNTDPENLRQPALELMVKLLSDSTHAGVWTFGEQVNMLVPFARSDATWQRDALEKTARVNSVGLYTNMGEALERATEVGAKAPKADVILLTDGKIDIDKNASVNARERERVLTELLPQLAAKNFRLHTIALSDDADSELLQQLSRDSDGHHLVAKNADDLMQAYLQIFDQAVPAKRLPLENNTFLVDEQVNEFTALVFRAPSAKPNRLIPPEGEALSAASHPDNVRWYSADSYDLITIGKPKAGRWQLEAEQSPQNRVTVVSDLQLHVEPLPNNLVAGASLTLNYALQEKGQNITDADFLNLITGEAVITNLASEASWKVSLNEQPNFTSGQFQQVLPQFSERGRYRLRLTIDGKTFAREFQHQLQVGSLFAVNMAKAVDDLQVTYTVSVTAAGDLINADKTSVVAHVRHSSGQSELRALQRAGAAHWQLVMNPTEAARTVIELNASGELADGSSFDETLPTQYYQYPDEGDPLASAEDSQLATLKQQLEQERAALEDAKSPPPSDSAAAVDASHSSASSLSVSAPAQTPPDDQAKENDAERDEAESGGLNWPMIAAITLGNLVLMAGLYWGYRRFNTKDVQSELDEIEQQLRSGDGEAKESASEPQAAREKSNTVAVDDDDPMAALDSLESGADDPLPMDDFSPDSEDKKD, via the coding sequence ATGGCCATTCACACATCCCGCATAAGTATTCTGCTATTGCTGGCAGTACTTCTTTGTTCACCGGCTTACGCCCAAACCGAAACCGAGGCCGATGTGCGGCTGCTAGTGGATATCTCTGGCAGTATGAAAAATACCGACCCGGAAAATTTACGTCAGCCCGCGTTGGAGCTGATGGTTAAGCTTTTGTCAGATTCCACCCACGCCGGGGTTTGGACCTTCGGTGAGCAGGTTAACATGCTGGTGCCATTCGCCCGCAGCGATGCGACTTGGCAGCGCGACGCCCTGGAAAAAACCGCGCGCGTCAACTCGGTGGGGCTATACACCAACATGGGCGAAGCGCTTGAGCGCGCTACAGAGGTTGGCGCTAAAGCCCCCAAGGCCGATGTCATTCTACTCACCGATGGCAAAATCGACATCGACAAGAACGCCAGTGTGAACGCCCGCGAGCGCGAGCGAGTATTGACTGAGCTGCTGCCCCAGCTGGCCGCAAAAAATTTTCGTCTGCACACTATTGCGCTGTCTGACGATGCCGACAGCGAACTGCTGCAGCAGTTATCACGCGATAGTGATGGCCATCATTTGGTAGCAAAAAATGCCGACGATTTAATGCAGGCCTATTTGCAAATTTTCGACCAGGCAGTACCGGCAAAACGCCTGCCTTTAGAAAATAATACGTTTTTGGTAGATGAGCAGGTAAACGAATTTACCGCCTTGGTGTTTCGCGCCCCGTCGGCTAAGCCCAACCGACTTATACCCCCGGAGGGCGAAGCATTGAGCGCCGCAAGTCATCCGGATAACGTGCGCTGGTACAGTGCCGACAGCTACGATTTAATTACCATCGGCAAGCCCAAAGCGGGGCGCTGGCAGTTGGAAGCTGAGCAATCGCCACAAAACCGAGTCACCGTGGTCAGCGATTTGCAGCTGCATGTGGAGCCACTGCCGAATAATCTTGTTGCTGGAGCCTCGTTGACGCTGAACTATGCGCTGCAGGAGAAAGGGCAAAATATCACCGACGCGGATTTTCTCAATCTGATTACTGGCGAGGCTGTTATCACTAACCTGGCTAGCGAGGCGAGCTGGAAGGTCTCGTTGAATGAACAGCCGAATTTTACCAGTGGGCAATTTCAGCAGGTGTTGCCGCAATTTAGCGAGCGCGGACGTTATCGCTTGCGCCTGACAATTGATGGTAAGACCTTTGCCCGGGAGTTCCAGCACCAGCTTCAGGTGGGCTCTTTGTTTGCGGTCAATATGGCAAAAGCCGTAGATGATTTACAGGTAACCTATACGGTAAGTGTTACCGCCGCAGGCGATTTGATCAACGCCGATAAAACCTCGGTGGTGGCCCATGTACGACACTCCTCAGGCCAGAGTGAGCTGCGGGCTTTACAGCGTGCGGGAGCCGCCCACTGGCAGCTTGTTATGAATCCTACTGAAGCGGCGCGTACTGTCATTGAACTAAACGCCAGTGGTGAGCTTGCCGATGGCAGCAGTTTTGATGAAACTCTGCCCACGCAATATTACCAGTATCCGGATGAGGGCGATCCTCTGGCGTCTGCAGAAGACTCGCAACTCGCCACACTAAAGCAGCAGCTTGAGCAGGAGCGGGCCGCACTCGAAGACGCTAAAAGCCCGCCGCCTAGCGATTCGGCCGCAGCGGTTGACGCTTCACACAGCTCAGCGTCAAGCTTGTCAGTCTCAGCGCCGGCGCAGACGCCGCCTGACGACCAAGCTAAAGAGAACGATGCAGAGCGCGATGAGGCTGAAAGCGGAGGGCTGAACTGGCCGATGATTGCCGCGATAACTCTGGGTAATTTGGTACTGATGGCTGGGCTCTACTGGGGTTACCGTCGCTTCAATACCAAAGACGTGCAGAGCGAGCTGGATGAAATCGAGCAGCAGCTGCGCAGCGGTGACGGCGAAGCTAAAGAGTCCGCCAGCGAGCCACAAGCGGCGCGAGAAAAATCCAATACAGTCGCAGTGGATGACGATGATCCGATGGCAGCGCTTGATTCCCTTGAGTCGGGCGCTGATGATCCGCTGCCAATGGACGACTTTAGCCCCGACAGCGAGGACAAAAAAGATTGA
- a CDS encoding YcgN family cysteine cluster protein, which translates to MVAERVFWQRKRLHEMNAAEWEMLCDGCGKCCLHKLEDEDTGDVYYTDIACRLLDTETCQCSDYPRRQQQVPDCLVLTPADVPEFQWLPDTCAYRLLAEAKPLPAWHPLLTGDADSTKLAGMSVAGQVCREQDVAEDDYEEHIIYWVE; encoded by the coding sequence ATGGTCGCCGAGCGGGTTTTCTGGCAGCGTAAGCGCTTGCATGAAATGAACGCCGCCGAGTGGGAAATGCTGTGCGATGGCTGCGGTAAATGCTGTCTGCACAAGCTGGAGGACGAAGATACGGGTGATGTGTACTACACCGACATCGCCTGCCGATTGCTGGATACCGAAACCTGCCAGTGCTCTGATTACCCGAGAAGGCAGCAGCAAGTGCCAGATTGTTTGGTGTTAACACCGGCCGATGTGCCCGAGTTTCAGTGGTTGCCGGACACTTGCGCGTACCGCTTATTGGCTGAGGCGAAGCCCTTGCCCGCTTGGCACCCCTTACTGACGGGCGATGCGGATTCGACGAAACTTGCCGGTATGTCCGTTGCCGGGCAGGTGTGCCGTGAACAGGATGTTGCCGAAGACGATTACGAAGAACACATTATTTATTGGGTGGAATAA
- a CDS encoding YcgL domain-containing protein → MKVICQIYRSSRDSGMYLYCRKDQGTSKVPEELMQRFGRAEPAMVLVLDENRKLANADIGKVLQSLDEKGYYLQLPPLQQMDAEAAAVRSHNSKLDSGR, encoded by the coding sequence GTGAAAGTAATTTGCCAGATTTACCGCAGTAGCCGCGACAGCGGCATGTACCTTTACTGCCGTAAAGACCAAGGTACCAGCAAGGTGCCGGAGGAGTTGATGCAACGCTTCGGCCGCGCCGAGCCGGCGATGGTGCTGGTGCTGGATGAAAACCGCAAACTTGCCAATGCCGATATCGGTAAGGTGTTGCAAAGCCTGGATGAAAAGGGCTATTACCTGCAATTACCGCCGCTGCAGCAAATGGATGCCGAGGCCGCTGCCGTGCGCTCGCACAACAGCAAGTTAGACTCGGGGCGCTAG